ACAATACCCAACTACCATCCTGATGTTTACAAGCCGTGCCTGTGAAACTAGATTTATTAGGAATAAATGCCACGATAGTGTATTTGCGGCACGACATGTTTGGGTTTTCGACATAGTCACCGGCGGTCGCTGTGAATTGAAAATGGGTATTACTATTTTGCCAGCTAAAGGTTTGCGTGGGTTGTGCTGCGGATAAAAATTGATTTAAACGCAGGTTATCGACTAAATCCATGCCTTTGCCGAGCGAGCCATTCACAAAATCGCCACTTTTAATTTCATCGCCCACAATCACGATCGTACGTCCCCATTTTACGCCATCGGGGCTGGTAGCCGTTGGTTGTTGTGCGTTTGGTTGCGAAGAAGAATTAGTGTTATCATCCCCACTCAAATCCACCAAGGCAAATGCGGGTTGGATTATAAAAAACATGAGTAACGCTAACATTAATTTATACATGGTGCCCATCCTATGACCTGGTTAAGTATTCATTTTAACACAACCGATCAACATGCCGAACATTTGAGTGATGCCTTGAGTTTTGCAGGAGCTAAAGCTGTCACGCTGCAAGACGCGGCCGATCAGCCGTTGTTAGAGCCTAATCCTAAACAAACACCGTTATGGCATCAAGTCGAAGTCATCGGTTTATTTGATGCCACAGAAAATCCTGAAATGATTTTAACTACCTTAAGATTATTTGTGGATGAAACCCTGGTAAAAAATTATTGGTTACATTATATCGCCGAAGAAGATTGGGTCACTAAAACTCAGCAAGATTTTAAACCAATTAAAATTCCACCGTTGTGTATTTGTCCTAATTGGGTGGATATTAACGAACCGGATTGTATCACGGTAAAAATTAATCCTGGTTTAGCGTTTGGTACTGGAACTCATCCCACCACGGCATTATGTCTCAACTGGCTTAGTCAACAATCTCTTCAGCAACACACTGTGGTGGATTTCGGCTGTGGTTCGGGAATTTTGAGTTTAGCCGCACTGGCTTTGGGTGCAGAGACTGTTTATGCGATTGATCACGATGAACAAGCCTTGATCGCTACCCAAAATAATTATGAATTAAATCAGTTTCACGGTCACTTAACGCTGCTGATGCCCGAAGATATACCCGAAATAACAGCTGATATTCTAATCGCGAATATTGTCTTAAAACCGCTGATTGAGTTACGCGATATTTTTCTATCGTTATTAGCCCCGCATGGAAAAATCGTCTTATCGGGCATTTTAGCGTCGCAACTGCCGGAATTACTTCAGCACTATCAAGCGTATTTTTCTGCATATACGTTGCAACAGCAAGAAGAGTGGCTTTTGATCGAGGCTGTATTAAATAGATAGTATTTTGCGTAAAATTTACTTTATAAAAGCGTTTGCGACGTTAAAATCGGCTAATTATTTTCTCAATAGCGAACTTCTTACCCGTGATTTGGGGAAATACGCACTTGAGTACAGTTTGAGCAATGGTATAATGATTGTTCGTACGGTAAATAAAATCCGTTACAAGATTGCTAATTTAAGTAACGATAGGAAAGAGTAACCACGAACTTAAGCTTACCCCTTCTTTAATTTTAAGACCGGGAAACGATGTTCAGATTTGCAGGTTTCGCACACGCTCTGGGTAAACTTCGCTAATCAACCGCTTGATTCCTATTTCTACAAGAGTCAATTGAATCGCCCGTAATAACACTAGGAAATGAGTTCAACAATTAACAGAAAAGGATATTGAACATGAGCATCGAAACTGTAGATTCAATCATAACCAGCACAGCCTCCCCTTCCACCTCAACCACTAGTTTGCGTTTACGTGATACGGTGAAACAAACCATTGAACGCTACTTCGCGCAACTGGGTTCTGCTAAACCTGCCAATATTTATGAAATGGTAATTTCAGAAGTTGAAACCCCTTTACTCGAAGCCATTCTAAAATATACCCGAGGCAATCAAAGTCGCGCGGCCAAAATTTTAGGAATTAGTCGTGGAACTTTGCGTAAAAAGCTCAAAATTTATGGCTTAGACGAGTAGAATAGCGCTCTGATCCAAGCCGTTTAAGACATTAACCCTGGCAACACATTAAACGCGCACTGCGTAGTCTGGATCGCAGCGCAGCGTAGATCCAGGATCGGAATATTAAAAAAAACTCTGACCCTGGATCTTTGCTGCGCTGCGATTAATTAAAAAACTGGCATGCACAGCAGAAATATACGATAATTAAAGATTATTAGGGCAAACGGAATTGAGTGCTCAATTAAATCAAGGAGTTTTCTCATGCGTAAACAGTTTTTTTCTTTGCTATTCATTTTAGCGGCTATTTTTTCCCCATCGGCATTCAGTAAAACCCCCGATACTAACTCGCGTTTAGCACAACATTTAACACCCTATCTTCACGCCATGAATTCTCAAGCTGAAGTATCACTGGCGTATAAATATATTGGTGCGGATGGCGCAGCGTTGATTGCGAAAAATTTAGAAAATAATTTAAATCTTATCAGCTTGGATTTAAGCCGAAATAACCTCGGCGATGATGGTGCAATCGCCATTGCTAATGCTTTAATTCACAATACCACTTTA
This genomic interval from Legionellales bacterium contains the following:
- the prmA gene encoding 50S ribosomal protein L11 methyltransferase; amino-acid sequence: MTWLSIHFNTTDQHAEHLSDALSFAGAKAVTLQDAADQPLLEPNPKQTPLWHQVEVIGLFDATENPEMILTTLRLFVDETLVKNYWLHYIAEEDWVTKTQQDFKPIKIPPLCICPNWVDINEPDCITVKINPGLAFGTGTHPTTALCLNWLSQQSLQQHTVVDFGCGSGILSLAALALGAETVYAIDHDEQALIATQNNYELNQFHGHLTLLMPEDIPEITADILIANIVLKPLIELRDIFLSLLAPHGKIVLSGILASQLPELLQHYQAYFSAYTLQQQEEWLLIEAVLNR
- the fis gene encoding DNA-binding transcriptional regulator Fis; translated protein: MSIETVDSIITSTASPSTSTTSLRLRDTVKQTIERYFAQLGSAKPANIYEMVISEVETPLLEAILKYTRGNQSRAAKILGISRGTLRKKLKIYGLDE